Part of the Nocardia farcinica genome, CGGAACCAAAAAATATTTGGCACTGACATTCATCGACACACTATTGAGTTCTCAAAGAACACACGCACACACATCCGATCCGGATTTTCGCCGGAGCTTCTGTGAGGCAACTTTTCCAGTCTAACCACTGCACCGCCCGGAGTCAAGTCCGCTGCGTCACATGGTCCTGCTGCCCGTCAGGCGCTCCTCGTCCTACCTCGTTTCCCAGGCCCCGCCCAGCCTCTCGGCTCAGCGTTGCGGCTCCGGGTCGGTGTCCGTGTCGCTCTGACGTTGAATAAGTTACGCGCCGGATAACGCCTCGTCAAATCCGCACTACACCGGTGTGATTCCGCAGGTCAGAGGCTCGCCAGCAGGCCGGAAACGGGCTTGGGCCACGCAAATGTGACCCAAGCCACCAAGATCAATTTCCGTCGCGCAGCACGCCGGCCATATTGCGCTTGCCGCGGCGCACGACCAGCCAGCGTCCGTGCAGGTAGTCGCCGTCGGCGGGGGTCCAGTCCGGATCGGCGATCTTCTGGTTGTTCACCGCGGCGCCGCCCTCGTTGACGGTGCGACGGGCCGCGCCCCGGCTCTCGGCCAGGCCGGTCGCCACCAGCAGGTCGACGATCGTGGCCGGCTCGCCGGGCGTGACCCGTGCGACCTCGCCCTCCCCCGCGGCTTCCCGCAGGGCCGCACCGAGCGTCGCCTCGTCCAGCTCGCGCAGGTCGCCGCGACCGAACAGCGCCTGGCTGGCCAGCTGTACCGCCCTGGTGTGCTGCTCGCCGTGCACCAGCGTGGTCATCTCGGCGGCGAGCCTGCGCTGCGCCTCCCTGGCGTGCGGACGTTCGGCCGTGGCCCGCTCGAGCTCGGCGAGCTCCTCGCGGTCGAGGAAGGTGAACCAGCGCAGGTAGCGGACGACGTCGGCGTCCGCGGTGTTCACGAAGTACTGGTACCAGGCGTACGGGCTGGTCATCTCGGGGTCGAGCCAGAGGCTGCCGCCGCCGGTGGACTTGCCGAACTTCTTGCCGTCGGCGGAGGTCACCAGCGGGACGGTGAGCGCGTGCACGGACTCGCCGTCCAGGCGGCGGTTGAGTTCGACGCCGGCGATGATGTTGCCCCACTGGTCCGAGCCGCCGACCTGGAGGCGGCAGCCGAAGCTGCGGCGCAGCTGCACGTAGTCGTTGGCCTGCAGCAGCATGTAGCTGAACTCGGTGTAGGACATGCCGTCGCCCTCCAGGCGCCGCTTGACGGTGTCGCGGGCCAGCATGACGTTCACCGAGAAGTGCTTGCCGATGTCGCGCAGGAAATCGACGGCGCTCAGCGGACCGGTCCAGTCCATGTTGTTCACGATCACCGCGCCGGTCGGCGAGTCGTCGAGATCGACGAACCGCTCGAGCTGGGACCGGATGCGCCGGGCCCATTCGGCGACGGTGTCGGAGGAGTTCATGGTGCGCTCGCCGACGTCGCGGGGATCGCCGATGAGACCGGTCGCGCCGCCGGCCAGCACGATGGGGCGGTGACCGGCCCGCTGGAACCGCCTGAGCGCCAGCAACGGGACGAGGTGGCCCGCGTGCAGGCTCGCCGCGGTGGGATCGAAACCGGCATAGAGGGTCAGCGGTCCGGCGGCCAACGCCGCGCGCAGGGCGTCGAGGTCGGTGGACTGCGCGATCAACCCGCGCCAGGTCAGTTCATCGATGATGTCGCCGCTCACGCCGTCCCATCTTTCCGCACCGGGATCCACCGCCGACCGGCAGGTCTCACCGGTGCGGAACAGTGTCGACGGGGTCGGCGGGCGCCACCCGCCGACCCACGACACGCCGGCACCGTCGACCGCGAGGGGACGCGCCGGAATTCACCGCGGGGCGCGCACCGTGGCCGCGCCGGGCGCACGGGGGCTGCGCCGGTAGGCCGAGACGGCGGGCGAGGACGGCAGCCAGAACCGCCAGGGCCGGTCGGCCTCGCTGCTCACGCCGACGCGGGGGCCGTCGGCGATCAGTGCCGCGGGCAGCGGGTCGGCCAGCTCCAGGCGAATCGGGGCGGCCGGGTCGAACAGCGCGGTGCCGTAGTCGTCGAGCGCGATGCCGAGGGCGGTGCCGAAGTTGCCCGGCCCGCGGGCGAGGTCGGCGTCGGTGCGGGCGGTGGGACGCCGGCCGCGCACGACGTCGAGCCCGTCGACCACCTCGCCCGCGCGTAGCAGCACCGCGCTGGCGGTGCCGTCGGGCCCGGTGGTCACGTTGACGCAGGTGTGCATCCCGTAGCTCAGATAGACGTAGAGGTAACCGGCCGGACCGAACATCACGGCGTTGCGCTTGGTCCGGCCGCGACCGGAGTGCGAGGCCGGATCCGGCCACGGGCCCTCCGCATCCCCGCCGTAGGCCTCGACCTCGACGAGCCGGACCGCGACCTGGCCGGAGCGCAGGGTGGCACCGAGCAGCCGGCGGGCGGCGGTGGGCGGATCGACAACCAGTTCCTCGACAGACACGACGGCCATTGTCCCGGACGGCCCCGACAAGGCCGGTGGACGCACCTCTTGCGCCCGGGCGGTGGGAGGCGTTGAATTCACCACAGAGTGAATTCAACACACGATGAATTTAGGCGGCCATGTCGCGTCCTTCGCCCACCCCCGCCGTCGACGTCCGCGATCTCGTCGTGCACCGCGGCGGACGACCGGTCCTGCACGAGATTTCCCTGACCATTCCGTCCGGCACGATCACCGGGCTGCTCGGGCCGTCCGGCTGCGGCAAGACGACCCTGATGCGCAGCATCGTCGGCACCCAGCAGGTGCGCTCCGGCCGGATCAGCGCGCTCGGCCTGCCCGCGGGCGCGGCGGAGCTGCGCAGGCGGATCGGCTATGTCACCCAGGCGCCGAGCATCTACAACGACATCAGCGTGCGCGAGAACGTCGCCTATTTCGCGGCGCTGTACGGCCGCGACCGCGCCGAGGTCGACGAGGCGCTCACCGCGGTCGGCCTGCGCGAGCACGCCCATCACCGCGGCGACGAGCTCTCCGGCGGACAGAAGACCCGTGCCTCCCTGGCCTGCGCGTTGGTGGCGCGACCGGAACTGCTGATCCTGGACGAGCCCACCGTGGGCCTGGACCCGGTGCTGCGGGTGGAGCTGTGGAAGCAGTTCCACGAACTCGC contains:
- the tyrS gene encoding tyrosine--tRNA ligase, whose product is MSGDIIDELTWRGLIAQSTDLDALRAALAAGPLTLYAGFDPTAASLHAGHLVPLLALRRFQRAGHRPIVLAGGATGLIGDPRDVGERTMNSSDTVAEWARRIRSQLERFVDLDDSPTGAVIVNNMDWTGPLSAVDFLRDIGKHFSVNVMLARDTVKRRLEGDGMSYTEFSYMLLQANDYVQLRRSFGCRLQVGGSDQWGNIIAGVELNRRLDGESVHALTVPLVTSADGKKFGKSTGGGSLWLDPEMTSPYAWYQYFVNTADADVVRYLRWFTFLDREELAELERATAERPHAREAQRRLAAEMTTLVHGEQHTRAVQLASQALFGRGDLRELDEATLGAALREAAGEGEVARVTPGEPATIVDLLVATGLAESRGAARRTVNEGGAAVNNQKIADPDWTPADGDYLHGRWLVVRRGKRNMAGVLRDGN
- a CDS encoding ABC transporter ATP-binding protein, which codes for MSRPSPTPAVDVRDLVVHRGGRPVLHEISLTIPSGTITGLLGPSGCGKTTLMRSIVGTQQVRSGRISALGLPAGAAELRRRIGYVTQAPSIYNDISVRENVAYFAALYGRDRAEVDEALTAVGLREHAHHRGDELSGGQKTRASLACALVARPELLILDEPTVGLDPVLRVELWKQFHELAAAGTTLLVSSHVMDEAEHCDRLLLMREGRLLAELSPDELRARTGQDNLEKAFLTLITMGQHA
- a CDS encoding DNA-3-methyladenine glycosylase; this encodes MAVVSVEELVVDPPTAARRLLGATLRSGQVAVRLVEVEAYGGDAEGPWPDPASHSGRGRTKRNAVMFGPAGYLYVYLSYGMHTCVNVTTGPDGTASAVLLRAGEVVDGLDVVRGRRPTARTDADLARGPGNFGTALGIALDDYGTALFDPAAPIRLELADPLPAALIADGPRVGVSSEADRPWRFWLPSSPAVSAYRRSPRAPGAATVRAPR